A section of the Gammaproteobacteria bacterium genome encodes:
- the trxC gene encoding thioredoxin TrxC, protein MIHLVCHQCGQTNRIPEDKRSQDPKCGRCGSQLLPEEPVNVSDTIFDKLVTRSEHPIVVDFWASWCGPCRMMAPVFAEAAKLMKGEALFVKVNTETSPHLAAQYGIRSIPTLMIFQGGQVVAQQAGAMPLHQLMDWIRSHR, encoded by the coding sequence ATGATACATCTAGTTTGCCATCAATGTGGACAAACAAACCGCATACCTGAAGATAAACGATCGCAAGACCCTAAATGTGGGCGGTGCGGGAGTCAACTTCTTCCGGAGGAACCGGTCAACGTTTCGGATACGATTTTTGACAAGTTGGTGACGAGGTCCGAGCATCCAATTGTTGTGGACTTTTGGGCATCGTGGTGTGGGCCATGCCGTATGATGGCGCCGGTGTTCGCTGAGGCCGCCAAACTGATGAAAGGTGAAGCCTTATTCGTCAAGGTGAATACCGAGACATCTCCTCATTTGGCGGCCCAATATGGCATTCGCTCCATTCCCACGTTGATGATTTTTCAAGGCGGTCAAGTGGTCGCCCAACAAGCTGGTGCCATGCCAC